From one Montipora capricornis isolate CH-2021 chromosome 10, ASM3666992v2, whole genome shotgun sequence genomic stretch:
- the LOC138019117 gene encoding adenosine receptor A3-like, which produces MDKMANDSLDKQNETLIEGRLTTLTFSPSECIAWLIVLCTVGIAIVTVNSLAVIVYLKEPRLRKPSMYLVISLAVADICVGVITLSIDVFNIGRKFSLWEYYLSPAGDSILLAVLLLFPAASVTNLAVISLERMHATFRPFKHRLLTKWIFGASVGFVWLTAVLNSACMYLYVLFTLGREFYQYLSLFACCFSIIVISYMSIVAKMYCGTHPHHNGAVSRERKLTKTLFIVTAVSLALVLPYTVAFIFVFSKLTYYGLSSQTIHLSFFSVSLAYANSLVNPIFYAYRIPEFKRAVSSFLGCTPRAQVFSSK; this is translated from the coding sequence ATGGATAAGATGGCTAATGATTCCTTGGATAAGCAAAATGAAACATTGATTGAAGGACGATTAACGACCCTCACGTTTTCTCCATCGGAGTGCATTGCTTGGCTTATAGTGCTTTGTACTGTAGGTATTGCCATAGTAACGGTCAATTCCCTTGCAGTCATTGTTTACCTCAAAGAGCCCCGTCTTCGCAAGCCTAGTATGTACCTGGTGATCAGCCTGGCAGTTGCAGACATATGTGTAGGGGTGATCACGCTGAGCATAGACGTGTTTAATATAGGTCGTAAATTCAGCCTATGGGAGTACTATTTGTCGCCAGCCGGGGACAGTATTTTACTGGCTGTCCTTTTGCTCTTTCCAGCAGCTTCGGTGACAAACCTTGCCGTTATTTCTTTGGAGCGGATGCACGCCACGTTTCGTCCATTTAAGCATCGTCTCCTCACAAAATGGATATTTGGAGCATCTGTTGGGTTCGTTTGGCTTACCGCTGTGCTAAACTCCGCTTGCATGTACTTATATGTGCTCTTTACATTAGGCCGTGAATTTTACCAATATTTGTCATTATTCGCTTGTTGCTTTTCTATTATCGTCATTTCTTATATGTCGATCGTGGCCAAAATGTACTGTGGAACTCATCCTCACCACAATGGCGCAGTGAGtcgagaaagaaaactgactaAAACACTGTTCATAGTGACAGCTGTATCTTTAGCGTTGGTGCTGCCGTACACTGTTGCTTTTATCTTCGTATTCTCCAAACTAACTTATTATGGCCTTTCCAGTCAAACAATTCATTTGAGTTTCTTTTCGGTTTCTTTAGCTTATGCCAATTCACTAGTCAATCCCATTTTCTATGCCTATAGAATCCCAGAATTCAAAAGAGCTGTCTCTTCATTTTTGGGCTGTACACCACGAGCTCAGGTTTTTTCCTCAAAGTGA
- the LOC138020324 gene encoding uncharacterized protein codes for MRAKTSGLITISLKKTQVMGQDVESPPAVSINDHELDVVHDFVNLGSNISDTLLRDAELNKRIGKAATTMTRLIKKAWNNSKLTEHTKSHIYRACVVSILLYGSESWTLRARQERKLNAFLMRSHRRILKITWQDKVPNNTVLERAGCTSMYTLLKQRRMRWLVRMDDGRIPKDLLY; via the coding sequence ATGCGTGCAAAGACTTCGGGATTAATTACCATTAGCTTGAAGAAAACACAGGTCATGGGACAGGATGTTGAGTCTCCCCCAGCCGTCAGTATCAATGACCATGAACTGGATGTCGTCCATGACTTCGTTAATCTGGGCTCAAATATCTCAGACACCCTCTTACGTGACGCAGAGCTCAACAAGCGCATCGGTAAAGCAGCTACCACCATGACCAGACTGATAAAGAAAGCATGGAACAACAGCAAGCTGACTGAGCACACAAAGTCCCACATCTACAGAGCCTGCGTCGTGAGTATCCTCTTGTATGGTAGCGAGTCTTGGACTTTGCGTGCCCGACAAGAGCGAAAGCTCAATGCTTTTCTAATGCGTAGCCACAGACGCATTCTGAAAATCACCTGGCAGGACAAGGTCCCAAACAACACTGTCCTTGAAAGAGCTGGTTGCACCAGCATGTACACGCTGCTGAAACAGAGACGTATGCGGTGGCTCGTGCGCATGGACGACGGACGCATCCCTAAAGACCTCCTCTACTGA